The following proteins are co-located in the Robbsia betulipollinis genome:
- a CDS encoding AraC family transcriptional regulator produces the protein MRNIPLDALDAIARPVLAIGTDYPKGTLLDTHRHRRAQFLYGATGLMEVGTDDGAWVIPPHTGVWIPAGKPHRVRMVGVTTRSLYIAPRCAPRKGTQCEVLKVSPLLHAMLMDAVDVPALYDRRGRDGALMQLLLHEVARAPALPFFAPIPREAGLAALCLAFLHAPQIRTSPQSWARRLHRSDRTFSRQFRQETGMAFGEWRQQACLLAALSRLSAGHGVTEVALELGYDSPGAFSTMFRRKLGMPPSLFPGAARFAARR, from the coding sequence ATGCGCAACATTCCACTGGACGCGCTGGACGCCATCGCGCGCCCGGTGCTGGCGATCGGCACCGATTATCCGAAAGGCACGTTGCTCGACACGCACCGTCACCGGCGCGCGCAGTTTCTCTATGGCGCGACCGGCCTGATGGAAGTGGGCACCGACGACGGCGCGTGGGTGATCCCGCCCCATACCGGCGTGTGGATTCCCGCCGGCAAACCGCATCGCGTGCGCATGGTCGGCGTGACCACGCGCAGCCTGTATATCGCGCCCCGGTGCGCGCCGCGCAAGGGAACGCAGTGCGAGGTGCTGAAGGTGTCGCCCCTCCTGCACGCCATGCTGATGGACGCGGTCGACGTGCCCGCCCTGTACGACCGGCGTGGCCGCGATGGCGCGCTGATGCAACTCCTGCTGCACGAGGTCGCGCGCGCGCCCGCGCTGCCTTTTTTCGCGCCGATTCCCCGTGAGGCCGGTCTGGCCGCGCTGTGCCTGGCCTTTTTGCATGCGCCGCAGATTCGCACTTCGCCGCAAAGCTGGGCACGTCGCCTGCATCGAAGCGATCGCACCTTCAGTCGGCAGTTTCGCCAGGAAACCGGCATGGCGTTCGGCGAGTGGCGCCAGCAGGCCTGCCTGCTGGCCGCGCTGTCGCGGCTGTCCGCGGGACATGGCGTCACCGAAGTGGCGCTCGAACTCGGCTATGACAGCCCCGGGGCGTTTTCGACGATGTTCCGCCGGAAACTGGGCATGCCGCCGTCGCTTTTCCCGGGCGCGGCGCGTTTTGCCGCGCGGCGCTGA
- a CDS encoding methyl-accepting chemotaxis protein: protein MTAFEFFSRFSIKLRLTVAFATLLALLVIATALGQIGTRSGKSALRETYGVQLAAAVAIGDFKYNLAVARVTMDRGVLHPLKPGSPESQALSAKIQGYLSGAKAAYAHYQSLPHKPEEQHFAEAVENDFTRLMSQGIEPTIQAIDRGDMQTADNVGMNITPPLALALTKSTTALNSYLMAQGAGNYDRFQGDLNRIGIASAALLAISLAIAALCVWGLRQAISVPLARAREACAAMSRGDLTHPIASSGRDEMADLMRHLQTMRDGLTETIAALLGSSDAMATATREIASGNADLSRRTESQAAALEETAASMEQLTATVKQNHASSGEAQVLADRAGDVARSGGTLMHRVVATMADIDAGSRQMASITSVIEGIAFQTNILALNAAVEAARAGEQGRGFAVVATEVRMLAQRSASAAKEIKGLIDGATVRINDGSSLVETAGRTMDDIVQAIQKVSGIMNGLAAASKEQSDGIEQVNRAVVQMDEVTQQNAALVEETAAAALSLAEQSRILQSNASRFTIA from the coding sequence ATGACGGCGTTCGAGTTCTTTTCCCGCTTTTCCATCAAATTGCGCCTCACCGTCGCATTCGCCACGCTGCTGGCGCTTCTGGTGATCGCCACCGCGCTCGGACAGATCGGCACGCGTTCCGGAAAATCCGCTTTACGCGAAACGTATGGCGTCCAGCTCGCCGCGGCGGTGGCCATCGGCGATTTCAAATACAATCTGGCGGTCGCCCGCGTGACGATGGACCGCGGCGTGCTGCATCCGCTCAAGCCGGGCTCTCCGGAAAGTCAGGCGCTCTCCGCCAAAATACAGGGCTATCTGAGCGGCGCCAAGGCGGCCTATGCACACTACCAGAGCCTGCCGCACAAGCCCGAAGAGCAGCATTTCGCGGAAGCCGTCGAAAACGATTTCACGCGCCTCATGAGCCAGGGCATCGAACCGACGATACAGGCGATCGATCGCGGCGACATGCAGACCGCGGATAACGTGGGCATGAACATCACGCCGCCGCTCGCCCTTGCCCTGACCAAGAGCACGACGGCGTTGAACAGCTATCTGATGGCGCAGGGTGCGGGAAATTATGACCGGTTCCAGGGGGACCTGAATCGAATCGGTATCGCCTCCGCCGCGCTCCTCGCCATCAGTCTGGCGATCGCGGCATTGTGCGTGTGGGGGCTGCGGCAGGCCATCTCGGTGCCATTGGCGCGGGCCAGGGAAGCGTGCGCGGCGATGTCGCGCGGCGACCTCACGCACCCGATCGCGAGCAGCGGCCGGGACGAGATGGCGGATCTGATGCGCCATCTGCAAACGATGCGGGACGGGTTGACCGAGACCATCGCTGCCCTGCTGGGCAGCAGCGACGCGATGGCCACCGCGACCCGCGAAATCGCTTCGGGAAACGCGGATCTGTCGCGCCGCACCGAGTCCCAGGCCGCGGCGCTGGAGGAGACCGCGGCGAGCATGGAGCAACTCACGGCCACCGTGAAACAGAATCACGCGAGTTCGGGCGAGGCGCAGGTCCTCGCGGATCGGGCTGGCGATGTCGCGCGCTCGGGCGGCACGCTCATGCATCGCGTCGTCGCGACCATGGCGGACATCGATGCCGGCTCCCGGCAGATGGCGTCGATCACCAGCGTCATCGAGGGCATCGCGTTCCAGACGAACATTCTCGCGTTGAACGCGGCGGTGGAAGCCGCGCGGGCGGGCGAGCAGGGCCGCGGTTTCGCGGTGGTCGCCACGGAAGTCCGGATGCTGGCGCAGCGCTCGGCGTCCGCCGCCAAGGAAATCAAGGGTCTGATCGACGGCGCCACGGTGCGGATCAACGACGGTTCGTCCCTGGTCGAGACGGCGGGACGCACGATGGACGACATCGTGCAGGCGATCCAGAAGGTCAGCGGCATCATGAACGGTCTGGCCGCCGCCTCCAAGGAGCAGAGCGACGGGATCGAGCAGGTCAATCGCGCGGTGGTGCAGATGGACGAGGTGACGCAGCAGAACGCCGCGCTGGTGGAGGAGACCGCGGCGGCGGCGCTGTCGCTGGCGGAGCAGTCGCGGATTCTGCAGAGCAACGCGTCGCGGTTTACGATCGCCTGA
- a CDS encoding LysR family transcriptional regulator, with product MLDRLTSMSVFLKATDAGSFAAASEALGVSPQMIARHVAQLEDRLGARLLNRTTRRQSLTELGAAYYQRCKLILADVETADSLAAEIHAVPRGRLRVTAPLTFGAQRLMPMITRYLRDHMQVEIDLVLTDRCTDLIDEGYEAAFRIGPLLESRFAARTLSPYRLVACASPDYLAQRGVPAVPADLAKHECLTYVYPGRTTDAEWRFTREAQAQTVRVRSRLHVNDAKALLAAALDDFGVVLGPEDILSPWLAAGKLVQVLPGYDAPSRPMHLLFSPDRRPTPKLRSFIDAAVTEFSSRGAAHPS from the coding sequence ATGCTTGACCGTTTGACCAGCATGTCGGTTTTTCTAAAGGCAACGGACGCAGGCTCCTTCGCGGCGGCCTCGGAAGCGCTCGGTGTCTCACCACAGATGATCGCGCGGCATGTGGCGCAGTTGGAGGACCGTCTTGGCGCACGGCTGCTCAACCGCACGACCCGCCGGCAGAGCCTGACGGAACTGGGTGCCGCGTATTACCAGCGCTGCAAGCTGATTCTTGCGGACGTGGAGACGGCGGATTCGCTCGCGGCCGAAATCCACGCGGTTCCGCGCGGCCGCCTGCGCGTAACGGCGCCCTTGACCTTCGGCGCGCAACGCCTGATGCCGATGATCACGCGCTATCTACGTGATCACATGCAGGTGGAAATCGATCTGGTGCTGACCGACCGCTGCACCGATCTGATCGACGAGGGCTATGAGGCGGCGTTTCGCATCGGGCCGTTGCTCGAATCCCGGTTTGCGGCACGTACCTTGTCGCCCTACCGGCTGGTCGCCTGCGCGTCGCCGGACTATCTCGCGCAACGTGGCGTTCCGGCGGTGCCGGCGGATCTGGCAAAGCATGAGTGCCTTACCTATGTGTATCCGGGTCGCACGACCGATGCCGAATGGCGATTCACACGGGAGGCTCAGGCACAGACCGTTCGCGTGCGCAGCCGCCTGCACGTCAACGATGCGAAAGCGTTGCTCGCGGCCGCCCTCGACGATTTCGGCGTCGTTCTCGGACCGGAAGATATACTGAGTCCCTGGCTCGCCGCCGGAAAGTTGGTCCAGGTGCTGCCCGGCTACGACGCGCCTTCGCGTCCGATGCATCTGCTGTTCTCGCCGGATCGGCGGCCAACGCCGAAACTGCGCAGTTTCATCGATGCGGCAGTGACGGAATTTTCGTCCCGCGGCGCGGCGCATCCTTCATGA
- a CDS encoding PhzF family phenazine biosynthesis protein, translating to MKRRYVTADVFTFTTFKGNPVAVVLDAQGLSTAQMQSIANEFAYSETTFVLPPRDPAHTAWVRIFTASREIPFAGHPNIGTAFVLARAAADRSAPLPEALCFEELAGLVPVRQLLQDGAVVGAELIAPEPLSLASAVAPARVAACLSLSSDAIRTEAHMPRVVSVGLPFLVVELRSREALSRCMPDRGAFRDLMPLDGAVSIYAYTRAVPPHGVESSTDLQSRMFTPHMTEDPATGSAAGALVAFLAHLDDLPRLSMTVGQGSDMGRQSTLFVTAETIGGKRAVRVGGHCVQVMEGTFDLPGGD from the coding sequence ATGAAGCGACGCTACGTTACCGCGGACGTGTTCACCTTCACAACGTTCAAGGGCAACCCGGTCGCGGTGGTGCTCGACGCGCAGGGCCTGTCGACCGCCCAGATGCAGTCGATCGCCAATGAATTCGCGTACAGCGAGACCACGTTCGTTCTGCCGCCACGCGATCCGGCGCACACGGCCTGGGTGCGGATTTTTACCGCGAGCCGTGAAATTCCGTTTGCCGGGCATCCCAACATCGGCACGGCCTTCGTGCTGGCGCGCGCCGCGGCGGACCGATCCGCGCCGCTGCCCGAGGCGTTGTGTTTCGAGGAACTGGCGGGCCTCGTTCCCGTGCGTCAGTTGCTGCAGGATGGGGCGGTGGTGGGGGCCGAACTGATCGCGCCCGAGCCGCTGTCGTTGGCCTCGGCGGTGGCGCCCGCACGCGTGGCGGCGTGCCTGTCGCTGTCGTCGGACGCTATTCGCACCGAGGCCCACATGCCGCGTGTCGTGTCGGTCGGGCTGCCGTTCCTCGTGGTGGAACTGCGCTCGCGTGAAGCGTTGTCGCGGTGCATGCCGGATCGCGGCGCGTTCCGGGACCTCATGCCGCTGGACGGAGCGGTCTCCATCTATGCCTATACGCGCGCGGTGCCGCCGCATGGCGTCGAATCGTCGACCGACCTCCAGTCGCGCATGTTTACCCCGCATATGACCGAGGATCCGGCCACGGGGAGCGCCGCCGGCGCGTTGGTGGCGTTTCTCGCGCATCTGGATGATCTGCCGAGGTTGTCGATGACGGTGGGGCAGGGTAGCGACATGGGTCGGCAAAGCACGCTCTTCGTCACGGCGGAGACGATTGGCGGCAAGCGGGCCGTGCGGGTCGGCGGGCACTGCGTGCAGGTCATGGAAGGGACGTTCGACCTGCCTGGCGGCGATTGA
- a CDS encoding cyclic peptide export ABC transporter yields MSLFLNLIRQSRGMLLLALLAGVVGGLSNAGLVAVINQALGAPADGFAALGWRFLALALVVMVARTLSQTIFVRLGQASKAALRMTTIRNVTDTSYQSLERQGSAKALTVLTQDLDTIVVLFLNLPVLATNSAVVVGCLAYLGYLSWQVLLFAVLTILVGSLGFRWANNRAMFHLRGSRRREDELVKDFRALFDGAKELKLHRRRKDAFVDGSLATSVEAVRAQRTRGYVLYTAAASWGSMILLAFIGCVLFLYTQFEPVPTRVLSGYAVVFLYLIMPIEGLLSAIPSIGSAKVALERVHQLNRDLPAEQVVPAEPARAFSRIALEAVTHSYFREKENEVFTLGPIDLAFFPGEVVYLIGGNGSGKTTLAKLLVGLYIPESGTVRLDGECVTQAGRDRYRQHFAVVFNDFFLFDELHGMQIAGLDAKAQQLLELLQLQHKVTIRDGRFSTTALSQGQRKRLALLVAYLEDRPFYVFDEWAADQDPTFKDVFYRTLLPELKARGKTVLVITHDDRYFSLADRFIKLDQGQVVQEGAGQTLAPRPPPSSSRAAHGASHPIDLPL; encoded by the coding sequence ATGTCCCTTTTTCTCAACCTGATCCGGCAATCGCGCGGGATGCTGCTGCTGGCGCTCCTGGCGGGCGTCGTAGGCGGCCTCAGCAACGCGGGGCTGGTCGCGGTCATCAACCAGGCGCTGGGCGCTCCCGCCGACGGGTTCGCCGCGTTGGGGTGGCGGTTCCTCGCGCTCGCGCTGGTGGTGATGGTGGCCCGCACGCTGTCGCAGACGATTTTCGTGCGGCTCGGCCAGGCCAGCAAGGCGGCGTTGCGCATGACGACGATTCGCAACGTCACCGACACGTCCTATCAGAGCCTGGAGCGGCAGGGCTCGGCCAAGGCCCTGACGGTCCTCACGCAGGATCTCGACACGATCGTCGTCCTGTTTCTCAACCTGCCGGTGCTCGCCACCAATAGCGCCGTGGTCGTCGGGTGCCTGGCGTATCTCGGGTATCTGTCGTGGCAGGTATTGCTGTTCGCGGTGCTGACGATACTCGTCGGCTCGCTCGGTTTTCGCTGGGCGAACAACCGCGCGATGTTCCATCTGCGCGGGTCGCGCCGACGCGAGGACGAACTGGTCAAGGATTTTCGTGCCCTGTTCGACGGCGCCAAGGAGTTGAAGCTGCATCGCCGCCGCAAGGACGCGTTCGTCGACGGCTCGCTGGCCACGAGTGTGGAGGCGGTGCGCGCGCAACGCACGCGCGGCTACGTCCTCTATACGGCCGCCGCGAGCTGGGGCAGCATGATTCTGCTGGCCTTCATCGGCTGCGTGCTGTTTCTGTACACGCAATTCGAGCCGGTGCCCACGCGCGTGCTATCGGGTTATGCGGTCGTCTTCCTGTATCTGATCATGCCGATCGAGGGTTTGCTCTCGGCGATCCCGTCGATCGGGTCGGCGAAAGTGGCGCTCGAGCGCGTGCATCAACTCAATCGCGATCTCCCCGCCGAGCAGGTCGTGCCAGCGGAGCCCGCGCGGGCTTTCTCGCGCATCGCGCTGGAAGCCGTCACGCACAGCTATTTTCGTGAAAAGGAAAACGAAGTATTCACGCTGGGCCCCATCGATCTGGCCTTCTTTCCGGGGGAGGTGGTCTACCTGATCGGCGGCAACGGCAGCGGCAAGACCACGCTCGCCAAGCTGCTGGTCGGCCTGTACATACCCGAGAGCGGCACGGTGCGACTCGACGGCGAGTGCGTCACGCAAGCCGGGCGCGATCGCTATCGCCAGCACTTCGCGGTGGTCTTCAACGATTTTTTCCTGTTCGACGAGCTGCACGGCATGCAGATCGCGGGCCTCGACGCGAAAGCGCAGCAACTGCTGGAACTGCTGCAACTCCAGCACAAAGTGACGATCCGCGACGGCCGCTTTTCCACGACGGCGTTGTCGCAGGGCCAGCGCAAGCGGCTTGCCCTGCTGGTCGCGTATCTCGAAGACCGGCCGTTCTATGTGTTCGACGAATGGGCGGCCGATCAGGATCCGACCTTCAAGGACGTGTTCTACCGCACCTTGTTGCCTGAATTGAAAGCCAGGGGCAAGACCGTATTGGTGATCACGCACGACGACCGGTATTTCTCGCTCGCCGACCGTTTCATCAAACTCGACCAAGGTCAGGTCGTGCAGGAGGGCGCCGGGCAAACGCTGGCGCCGCGGCCGCCCCCGTCGTCCTCGCGTGCTGCGCATGGCGCGTCCCACCCGATCGATCTTCCGCTATGA
- a CDS encoding DUF2278 family protein, producing MSVNYGVLKGTVTGHLRDADDDHYQILVQGGDTIFRIASNVKSSAPKAPSIVLFEERDALPTAFVSGVAALAPGFTKLPSTPGGLAIDYVRSGLVDTKTMTPVPPDATGTSKNDLKDTLEGAVVAAMAMAGSLVYAFGSRWGPEEGVPDQYFKFVPGNGVHDIHMNQGNGGGYTQDNGTYQDGALMFAYADGTWRAFFFAFQSQSFDTDAHGNPV from the coding sequence ATGTCAGTGAATTACGGCGTACTCAAAGGCACGGTAACCGGGCATCTGCGCGATGCCGACGACGATCATTACCAGATTCTCGTGCAAGGCGGCGACACCATTTTCCGGATCGCGTCGAACGTCAAATCGTCCGCGCCCAAGGCGCCCTCGATCGTGCTGTTCGAGGAACGGGACGCGTTGCCCACCGCTTTCGTCAGTGGCGTTGCCGCCCTGGCGCCGGGCTTCACGAAACTGCCGTCGACCCCCGGCGGTCTCGCGATCGACTATGTTCGAAGCGGACTGGTGGATACGAAGACCATGACCCCGGTGCCGCCGGATGCGACCGGCACATCGAAGAACGATTTGAAGGATACGCTCGAAGGCGCGGTCGTGGCGGCCATGGCCATGGCGGGTTCGCTCGTGTACGCGTTCGGCTCGCGCTGGGGCCCCGAGGAAGGCGTCCCGGATCAATACTTCAAGTTCGTGCCGGGAAATGGGGTGCACGACATCCATATGAATCAGGGCAACGGTGGCGGCTATACCCAGGACAATGGCACCTACCAGGACGGTGCGTTGATGTTCGCGTATGCGGACGGCACCTGGCGCGCGTTCTTTTTCGCGTTTCAGTCGCAAAGCTTCGATACGGATGCCCACGGCAACCCCGTATAG
- a CDS encoding NADPH-dependent F420 reductase gives MRRAENALTHKEHDTMKISIIGAGFIGRAVAKLGVAAGHQVMVSNSRGPRSLASIPSGIGCEVGTVADAIAFGDIVVVAIPLYQYPTIPVAPLEGRIVLDAGNYYPERDGHIDELDSQAITTSERLARHLPQSRIVKAFNAIQAVDLERDGRPAGAHDRRALPVAGNDVDAKAAAIRLLDRFGFDTVDGGSLADSWRFERAQPCYCVSLDREGLIRALAQAQRGGEVPADM, from the coding sequence ATGCGTCGCGCTGAAAATGCGCTTACCCACAAGGAGCATGACACTATGAAAATCAGCATCATTGGCGCGGGATTCATCGGACGGGCAGTGGCAAAGCTCGGTGTGGCGGCGGGACATCAGGTCATGGTGAGCAATTCACGCGGTCCCCGTTCCCTCGCCAGCATACCCAGCGGCATCGGGTGCGAGGTCGGCACGGTGGCAGACGCGATCGCTTTCGGCGATATCGTCGTCGTGGCGATACCGCTCTATCAATATCCGACGATTCCCGTGGCGCCACTGGAGGGCAGGATCGTGCTGGACGCCGGCAATTATTATCCGGAACGCGACGGCCATATCGACGAACTGGACAGCCAGGCCATCACCACCAGCGAACGGCTCGCCCGGCACTTGCCGCAATCGCGGATAGTGAAAGCGTTCAATGCCATTCAGGCGGTGGATCTGGAACGCGATGGTCGGCCGGCAGGCGCGCACGATCGTCGGGCGCTGCCGGTGGCGGGAAACGATGTCGATGCCAAGGCCGCGGCGATTCGCCTGCTCGATCGGTTTGGCTTCGATACGGTCGATGGTGGGAGTCTGGCGGATAGCTGGCGATTCGAACGTGCCCAGCCGTGCTATTGCGTTTCCCTGGATCGCGAGGGCCTGATCCGTGCGCTCGCGCAGGCGCAGCGTGGTGGCGAAGTACCCGCCGACATGTGA
- a CDS encoding GNAT family N-acetyltransferase produces MTESSIDIVSFDGSHAEGVLALILPIQQIEFGVPVTLDAQPDLLDIDRFYRQGKGNFWVALAQGNVVGSIALLDLDNEQAALRKMFVAEAYRGSAHGVGLGLLRTLLQWAQEKGIVETFLGTTEQFLAAHRFYEKNGFERIAKEALPARFPVMTVDTRFYVHRAIE; encoded by the coding sequence ATGACCGAATCTTCCATCGATATCGTATCGTTTGACGGCAGCCATGCCGAAGGCGTCCTGGCGCTGATCCTGCCCATTCAGCAAATCGAATTCGGCGTGCCGGTGACGCTCGACGCGCAACCGGACCTCCTCGACATCGACCGCTTTTACCGGCAGGGCAAAGGCAATTTCTGGGTCGCGCTGGCGCAAGGAAACGTGGTCGGCAGCATTGCCTTGCTGGATCTGGACAACGAGCAGGCCGCACTTCGCAAAATGTTCGTCGCCGAGGCGTATCGCGGGAGCGCGCACGGCGTGGGTCTCGGCCTCCTGCGCACGCTGCTGCAATGGGCGCAGGAAAAGGGCATCGTGGAAACCTTTCTGGGGACCACCGAACAATTTCTCGCCGCGCACCGCTTTTACGAGAAAAACGGTTTCGAGCGAATCGCGAAGGAAGCGCTGCCGGCGCGTTTTCCGGTGATGACCGTCGATACGCGATTCTATGTCCATCGCGCCATTGAATGA
- a CDS encoding sulfite exporter TauE/SafE family protein encodes MTPYIVLAICACFSGVTTVLFGFGGGFVVVPLLYRLLLAVDGPHGAAGRHAMQIAVATSTCVMIFSAWFATLRHRRAGHIDWRQARPLLPGIACGAMVGAAAAAAVNGAWLRWAFVLYLGITILDCVCRAGFLARPAPRARAPSRAESMLLGGAVGAVAAFLGVGGSVMTVPLMRRRGLDMVRATALANPLSLPVGVAGAAAYAALAWRGGPALGAWHLGYVDLRALAVLVAGSWCGIRLGSPCIGRLPDGLYAKVYLGLLVAVLLAMAVT; translated from the coding sequence ATGACGCCATATATCGTGCTGGCGATATGCGCCTGTTTTTCCGGCGTGACCACCGTGTTGTTCGGATTCGGCGGCGGTTTCGTCGTGGTGCCGCTTTTGTATCGGTTGCTGCTTGCAGTGGATGGGCCGCACGGGGCGGCGGGTCGGCACGCGATGCAGATCGCGGTGGCCACCTCGACCTGCGTGATGATCTTCAGCGCGTGGTTCGCCACGTTGCGGCATCGGCGCGCGGGCCATATCGACTGGCGACAGGCGCGGCCGCTGCTGCCCGGCATCGCGTGTGGCGCGATGGTGGGTGCCGCCGCCGCGGCGGCGGTCAACGGCGCATGGCTGCGGTGGGCATTCGTGCTGTATCTCGGGATCACGATCCTCGACTGCGTGTGCCGTGCGGGTTTTCTCGCGCGCCCGGCGCCTCGGGCCCGGGCGCCGTCGCGCGCCGAATCGATGCTCTTGGGAGGCGCGGTCGGCGCGGTCGCGGCCTTTCTGGGAGTGGGCGGCAGCGTGATGACGGTGCCGTTGATGCGTCGGCGTGGCCTGGACATGGTGCGCGCCACGGCGCTGGCGAACCCGTTGTCGTTGCCCGTGGGAGTGGCCGGCGCGGCCGCCTACGCGGCGCTCGCCTGGCGGGGCGGCCCCGCGCTGGGCGCCTGGCATCTGGGCTACGTCGACCTGCGCGCGCTGGCCGTGCTGGTGGCCGGGTCGTGGTGCGGGATTCGGTTGGGAAGCCCCTGCATCGGCCGGCTGCCCGACGGCCTCTACGCGAAGGTCTATCTGGGGCTGCTGGTCGCGGTGTTGCTGGCCATGGCAGTGACATGA
- a CDS encoding DMT family transporter yields the protein MKTKDAILLVILAALWGASFLFIRISATDFGPIPLMTVRVTVAALFMSVIFFLKKGGVRGASGKILPIFVIGVLNQAIPFCLFAYAELSLSAGVTSVVNATTPLWASLIAFFWLGDRLTRGRIAGLLLGFLGVVILVWHDLARLGTPSGMAPLAVLAATFFYGVSANFSKRFLRGVDSLTVATGSMIAAAVVLLPMGAVHWPAAAIPAGSWLSAIALAIACTGVAYIIYFHLIAAVGPAKAVSVTFLIPIFGILWGMLFLHETLSVSMVLGCAVVIVGTLLASGMIRRPLSFGRPSSRNLRK from the coding sequence GTGAAAACGAAAGACGCGATCTTGCTGGTCATCCTTGCGGCGCTATGGGGTGCCTCGTTTCTTTTCATCCGCATAAGTGCGACGGACTTCGGCCCCATCCCCCTGATGACCGTACGCGTGACGGTCGCAGCGCTGTTCATGAGCGTCATCTTTTTTCTTAAAAAAGGAGGCGTGCGCGGCGCGTCGGGAAAGATCCTGCCGATCTTCGTCATCGGCGTTCTCAACCAGGCCATCCCCTTCTGCCTGTTCGCCTATGCCGAATTGTCCCTCTCCGCCGGGGTCACGTCCGTCGTCAACGCGACCACGCCACTCTGGGCGTCGCTGATCGCATTTTTCTGGCTCGGGGACCGCTTGACGCGCGGCCGCATCGCCGGGCTCCTCCTCGGCTTCCTGGGCGTCGTGATCCTCGTGTGGCACGATCTGGCGCGCCTCGGCACGCCGAGCGGAATGGCCCCGCTGGCGGTCCTGGCCGCCACCTTCTTCTATGGCGTATCGGCGAATTTCAGCAAGCGATTCCTGCGCGGCGTCGACTCGCTCACGGTGGCGACGGGAAGCATGATCGCCGCGGCCGTGGTCCTGCTGCCGATGGGCGCGGTACACTGGCCGGCCGCCGCGATTCCCGCCGGGTCCTGGCTATCGGCGATCGCCCTGGCAATCGCCTGCACCGGCGTCGCCTACATCATCTACTTCCATCTGATCGCCGCCGTCGGTCCCGCGAAAGCCGTCTCGGTGACGTTTCTCATACCGATTTTCGGGATTCTATGGGGCATGCTGTTCCTCCACGAGACGCTGAGCGTGTCGATGGTTCTGGGGTGCGCGGTGGTGATCGTCGGCACGCTTTTGGCAAGCGGTATGATTCGGCGCCCCCTTTCCTTTGGAAGGCCGTCTTCCCGAAACCTGCGTAAGTAG